A genomic segment from Hippoglossus stenolepis isolate QCI-W04-F060 chromosome 3, HSTE1.2, whole genome shotgun sequence encodes:
- the dido1 gene encoding death-inducer obliterator 1 isoform X6 has translation MEENVSPELSLAPVPEQSQDRMDSCSQGIGEEDREQAETETENVSNETLEEPDKSSRASSEIKKTWGFRQSTVAKREMPVEAATNNSDNRCAVRRSGRQSKRTDKLEEFLLTAKRGSRKSTPPSLESGDPPSQTPTDVETASEASFDGNADTRAAEDKVESPERRTRSSTRKQTQRQTRSGRVTRGSGGATANDEGSSDNEEDSRDAIKKDQVQDSTEEEKNDSCPADIGSTDTAEPAPEQDSEKKELPEEIDKREETNDEAETDEESDEDSEEDQATSMVVKRGPIRTYVNKKKAANKNTTPVKAPANKCTTPIKIETNPKAPPAAGITRNPQTQEDNDEEDDENESSTSSSSSSIDSDEGGYDPNALYCICRQKHNKRFMICCDRCEEWFHGDCVGITEARGRLMERNGEDYICPNCTAKKNQVVRPATTGLSTNTEAGRLKADAASAGILYATGEKAYTSKADNGQAVATPLSFISTGPDERTSEDMGIKGRIEKATNPTGKKKIKIFQPALQQTAVPKADQKATPMVEKKAAPTAQQKAAPVTEHKVASNVEVKTSPEVEVSEEKTGQKAVEVSEEKTGQKAVEVSEEKTGQKAEEESSSPKCIGPGCVNNAQPDSVYCGNDCILRHAAAAMKSITDVKEPNQTAQKTKSTPKRSASGGKKTQKTTRDESDSDSDSDYSPDPDEDDEDEHAEEHPPPPATASWSSDHNYIAVTPEKTTPISPTVLNKKSPPEEELLSEKAQKEKEPADTPDKAAPASATPVKANNKKSPTTKAAKVSPKGKKPTPKASSSKTSRKPVTPPSKTAAKSKKPVPPPTHAKSAYPPGPIHVTGALRVVKSNFTIPKKQPQQKDNVSHSHSSSSSRVTSPKVSSPSSSHSSSSSRHSHPPSSAPSVSPMPPPPNNQMRQNIRRSLTDILYKRVSDSDDLKMTESEVARLAVAIEKEMFNLCLSTDSKYKNKYRSLMFNLKDPKNKGLFYRVVGGEVSPFRLVRLSAEELLSKEISEWRKHDAPGAQSPSTRGHLGHSRLGNRHDSSSHSLDLEDAPPTSDADDLDELVSAQSSASEGGSSSNVLDIFSNMLKDTTSEHRTHLFDLNCKICTGQKMEDEPASKKAKLSRPSRQELHSSRSGDASSLGQTQDSTAFQHQDPLAYHPGAPSYQSNMEVPESQPQLYQEDLSMLVPPVQAPTPVVPTVSSVSITRRDPRMARHSSAVTVTYIAPEKPTSNLPEPLPAPVIAPVEVVPKAPLPMPPASPSSVAVSKPSKTSSLEPPPEGETAIFLHGQEKIWKGFINMQTVAKFVTKAYLVSGSFEHLKEDLPDTIHIGGRISPHTVWDYVGKLKTSLSKELCLIRFHPATEEEEVAYVSLFSYFSSRKRFGVVANNNRRIKDLYLIPLGSKDPLPSKLLPFDGPGLEPARPNLLLGLLICQKDRKRAGAPLEAEEKRSKIQTKDDDTGLLKPSPSVRVERSTRQSQEISFSTTPPGTPPSSSSETSSSAVTASSVLSLLSSVKAPPTSSTTGKESPSSSSTAASSAAAATPLETILSHLKKQKHDSDASNSSIDKSEEHSLPPSTLLDTFVKQFAQISKEKPVEEDEDDRPYDPEEEYDPSRGYSVPQRPVEMVRKPEVPKQPVVIASEVDDVAYDPEDDSIFDEVKTLVPSQTKTAAVGITDPQKILESLKIIGNKILQKEGDQQLLSTGTPGASDTLLTPINKSLLANSQLLQLGKKVEALVKSSSVAPLINQRRDPRQIRDPRQALAGRKPTDESEESEETSAVLADSTPPSEPQLPDVPDVPDSSQVEETKLLQEKVKAETLPFMDSDKSEVSIPLLGEEVEPYMEVNYMDEKEVKNEEPEPVKSETEMDKYSIWPNAASILKAGDDSEYEENSQDTPATSYYDEAENTSSIPSTIPVLTQSIPMVETQTHHISHHMSAPGFDSKYRPPADIPPLSTFPPHQMQGQNLIMRPPPMSLPPPMQGLPPMSGPPPMQGPLPPIHVPPPVRAPPPMQGDSQQFGPPPAAYTPYQNQWPRTQPQQQQPLPGPPLQNILPPRGPPPPFPPVAQRGPPPQMFDPSIPPQHIGQQGPPPGLRPPPTFDGQNNLAPPRFTSPPPPFNFPANRGPPPPFTSPPPGHFDNRLPPPSHFPGPRGAPPSQYSDLRAQPQTIDQPRGPAEQYNKDPPNSFNLNVEQSLNAHHIFKDHQGPLPGPAYRGPPPNQYEDRRGPPLSGEMSRQHFSQRNQYVSSGPHSPPPNRGSFDDHRGPLPQENRPLPSQPFGGSERYRLDRHSDEARPIRHGGPLLPTPPEAPIVPPSRIGAHSPDLHRDNHWRRHSPEIRRRSSTTQEDPEPRSGDRFSRFEGGHREPVPGPLQPPEERLRELSEDHRREREREVPHAGRPSWDRGQGKRWSREREWDRSRERERDQDRGRERERDQERGRERERDQDRSRETERDQERSRERERDQERSREKERDQERSRERERDQERNRERERDQERSRERERSRGREGDRHKEIEGERQRDQDTDKRKDREKDREKDRERDRPRERDSDRRDSDRDRVRNRDRDRERDRERRRERSRSREREKEREKEREKEREKEREKEREKEQERERDRERNRDRERDRDRGKDRGKDRDRNRERERDRDKDKDRDRRDKSKSREKREEKKDSKHNVTKDREKTADNDKKTS, from the exons ATGGAGGAGAATGTGAGCCCTGAGCTCTCTCTAGCTCCAGTGCCAGAGCAGAGCCAGGACCGCATGGATAGCTGCTCTCAAG GTATTGGAGAGGAGGATCGTGAGCaggctgaaactgaaactgaaaatgtgtccAATGAGACTCTAGAGGAGCCAGATAAATCTTCCAGGGCCAGCAGTGAGATAAAGAAGACTTGGGGTTTCCGTCAGTCCACTGTTGCAAAGAGAGAAATGCCAGTGGAAGCAGCAACTAATAACTCTGACAACCGCTGTGCTGTAAGGCGTAGCGGTAGGCAGTCGAAGCGGACGGACAAACTCGAGGAATTCCTCTTGACAGCGAAAAGAGGTTCGAGAAAGAGTACCCCTCCCAGTCTGGAAAGTGGAGATCCCCCTTCCCAAACCCCAACCGATGTGGAAACTGCCTCAGAGGCCAGCTTCGATGGTAATGCTGACACCAGGGCTGCAGAGGATAAGGTGGAGTCCCCAGAGAGGAGGACACGAAGTAGCACAAGGAAGCAAACTCAGAGGCAAACCCGAAGTGGCAGAGTGACCAGAGGAAGTGGTGGAGCCACAGCCAACGATGAGGGCAGCTCTGACAATGAGGAGGACAGCAGAGATGCTATCAAGAAAGACCAGGTACAGGATAGCAccgaggaggaaaaaaatgattccTGTCCCGCAGATATAGGGAGTACCGATACTGCAGAGCCTGCCCCAGAGCAGGACTCTGAGAAGAAAGAGTTGCCTGAGGAGATAGACAAACGAGAAGAGACAAATGACGAAGCAGAAACGGATGAAGAATCTGATGAGGATAGTGAAGAAGACCAAGCTACATCAATGGTGGTAAAACGTGGCCCAATAAGAACTTATGTCAACAAAAAGAAGGCAGCCAATAAGAACACTACCCCTGTTAAAGCTCCTGCCAACAAGTGCACCACTCCCATCAAGATCGAAACTAACCCTAAagcacctccagctgctggaaTCACTCGCAATCCCCAGACGCAAGAGGACAACGATGAGGAGGACGATGAGAATGAATCATCGACATCTTCGTCTTCATCATCCATAGACTCTGACGAGGGAGGATATGATCCCAATGCACTTTACTGCATCTGTCgccagaaacacaacaaaag GTTTATGATCTGCTGTGACCGCTGTGAGGAATGGTTCCATGGAGACTGTGTGGGAATCACTGAGGCTCGCGGGCGCCTGATGGAGAGAAACGGGGAGGACTACATCTGTCCCAACTGTACTGCTAAGAAAAACCAGGTGGTAAGGCCCGCGACGACAGGCCTCTCGACAAATACAGAGGCCGGGAGACTTAAAGCTGATGCTGCTTCTGCTGGGATCTTATATGCAACTGGCGAGAAAGCTTACACAAGTAAAGCAGACAACGGTCAGGCTGTGGCAACACCTCTGTCCTTCATATCAACCGGACCTGATGAACGGACATCAGAGGATATGGGCATCAAAGGCAGGATAGAGAAAGCTACTAATCCAACTGGGAAAAAGAAGATAAAGATCTTTCAGCCG GCACTACAGCAGACAGCCGTGCCAAAAGCAGACCAGAAGGCGACACCCATGGTGGAGAAGAAGGCAGCACCCACAGCACAGCAGAAAGCAGCCCCTGTCACGGAGCATAAAGTGGCATCAAACGTggaggtgaaaacatcaccagagGTGGAGGTGTCAGAGGAGAAGACCGGACAGAAGGCAGTGGAGGTGTCAGAGGAGAAGACCGGACAGAAGGCAGTGGAGGTGTCAGAGGAGAAGACCGGACAGAAGGCCGAGGAGGAGTCTTCCTCTCCCAAATGTATCGGGCCTGGCTGTGTGAATAACGCCCAGCCAGATTCAGTGTACTGTGGGAACGACTGTATCCTGAGACACGCTGCTGCAGCCATGAAGTCAATCACCGATGTCAAAGAGCCCAACCAGACGGCACAGAAAACCAAGTCTACACCTAAG AGGAGCGCCTCTGGTGGGAAGAAGACACAGAAGACGACCCGGGACGAGTccgattctgattctgattctgactaCAGTCCTGATCCAGATGAGGATGACGAAGATGAGCATGCTGAGGAACACCCGCCCCCGCCAGCCACTGCATCCTGGTCCAGCGACCATAATTACATTGCCGTAACACCAGAAAAGACTACACCCATATCACCAACAGTGTTAAACAAAAAGT CCCCTCCCGAAGAAGAGCTGCTGAGTGAGAAGGCCCAGAAAGAGAAGGAGCCAGCCGACACTCCTGACAAAGCTGCCCCAGCCTCTGCAACACCAGtcaaagcaaacaacaaaaagtccCCGACCACTAAAGCTGCCAAGGTTTCCCCAAAAGGCAAGAAGCCGACTCCTAAAGCTTCCAGCTCAAAGACCTCCAGGAAACCTGTGACACCCCCAAGTAAAACTGCAGCAAAGTCCAAGAAACCAGTGCCGCCACCCACCCACGCCAAATCAGCCTATCCTCCAGGTCCGATCCACGTCACGGGGGCACTGAGAGTCGTCAAGTCCAACTTCACCATTCCTAAGAAGCAGCCGCAACAAAAGGACAATGTATCCCACAGTcattcctcttcatcttcaagAGTCACATCGCCTAAAGtttcttcaccttcctccagccactcatcatcttcatccagaCACTCGCACCCTCCTTCGTCAGCACCTTCTGTGTCCCCCATGCCACCTCCACCCAACAACCAGATGAGACAGAACATCCGCCGCTCGCTCACAGACATCCTGTATAAGAG GGTGAGTGACAGTGATGATCTGAAGATGACTGAGAGTGAGGTGGCAAGGCTGGCAGTTGCGATagagaaagaaatgttcaaCCTCTGCCTGAGCACTGACAGCAAGTACAAGAACAAATACAGGTCCCTCATGTTCAACCTGAAAGATCCTAAAAACAAA gGTCTGTTCTACAGGGTGGTGGGTGGCGAGGTTAGTCCCTTCAGATTGGTGAGACTAAGCGCAGAGGAGTTGCTTTCCAAAGAAATCTCTGAGTGGAGGAAACATGACGCTCCTGGG GCCCAGTCTCCCAGTACGAGAGGCCATTTAGGCCATTCCAGACTGGGCAACAGGCACGACTCTAGCTCTCATAGCCTGGATTTAGAGGATGCCCCACCAACATCGGATGCAGAT GACCTAGATGAGTTGGTTTCAGCTCAGTCCTCTGCTAGTGAGGGCGGCAGTAGCAGCAACGTGCTCGACATTTTCAGTAACATGCTCAAAGACACAACTTCAGAGCACAGGACTCATCTGTTTGACCTCAACTGTAAAATATGTACAG GTCAGAAGATGGAAGATGAGCCAGCATctaaaaaagccaaactgtctAGACCTTCAAGACAAGAGCTGCATTCATCCAGGTCAGGCGATGCCTCTTCTTTAGGCCAAACACAGGACTCCACAGCCTTCCAGCACCAAGACCCCTTAGCGTACCACCCGGGCGCTCCATCGTACCAGTCCAACATGGAGGTCCCTGAATCCCAGCCGCAGCTTTACCAGGAGGACCTCAGCATGCTGGTACCTCCAGTCCAGGCCCCCACACCTGTTGTACCCACTGTATCCTCTGTCAGCATCACCCGCAGGGACCCTCGCATGGCCAGGCACAGCTCTGCTGTGACTGTCACCTACATTGCTCCAGAAAAGCCCACCAGCAACTTACCAGAACCACTTCCTGCTCCTGTTATTGCTCCAGTGGAGGTTGTGCCCAAGGCACCACTGCCGATGCCTCCAGCTTCGCCATCCTCAGTGGCTGTCTCCAAACCATCGAAAACAAG tTCACTTGAGCCTCCTCCTGAAGGTGAGACAGCAATTTTCCTCCATGGTCAAGAAAAGATTTGGAAAGGATTCATCAACATGCAGACAGTGGCCAAGTTTGTAACCAAGGCCTACCTGGTCTCAGGATCCTTTGAACACCTGAAGGAG GACTTGCCAGACACCATTCATATTGGAGGCCGAATATCTCCTCACACGGTGTGGGACTACGTCGGGAAGCTTAAAACTTCTCTCTCCAAG GAGCTGTGTCTGATCCGCTTCCACCCAGctacagaggaagaggaggtggcatatgtgtctcttttctcttaCTTTAGCAGCAGGAAACGATTTGGTGTGGTGGCCAACAACAACCGCCGCATTAAAGACCTCTATCTCATCCCACTGGGCTCAAAGGACCCTTTGCCCTCCAAACTATTGCCGTTTGATGGGCCAG GGCTTGAACCTGCTCGACCCAACCTCCTCTTGGGGCTGTTGATCTGCCAGAAGGACAGGAAGCGTGCTGGTGCTCCACTGGAAGCTGAGGAGAAACGGTCAAAGATCCAAACCAAAGATGACGACACCGGCCTTCTGAAGCCATCTCCCTCAGTCAGAGTAGAGAGAAGCACACGACAGAGTCAGGAGATCTCCTTCAGCACAACTCCTCCAGGAACGCCTCCATCCAGCTCCTCTGAAACTTCCAGCAGCGCTGTGACAGCCTCCTCAGTCCTTTCACTCTTGTCCTCTGTCAAAGCTCCCCCCACATCCTCTACCACTGGCAAGGAGTCCCCATCCTCATCCAGcactgctgcttcctctgcagccgCTGCAACTCCTCTCGAGACTATCCTCAGTCATTTAAAGAAGCAAAAGCATGACTCAGACGCTTCTAACTCTTCGATTGATAAAAGTGAGGAACACTCCCTGCCACCATCTACTCTGCTAGACACCTTTGTGAAACAGTTTGCCCAGATTTCTAAAGAAAAAccagtggaggaggatgaagatgaccGACCATATGACCCAGAGGAAGAGTATGACCCCAGTAGGGGTTACAGTGTTCCCCAGAGGCCTGTTGAGATGGTAAGAAAACCTGAAGTCCCCAAGCAGCCTGTGGTGATTGCGAGTGAAGTTGATGATGTGGCATATGACCCAGAGGATGACTCAATATTTGATGAGGTGAAAACTTTAGTACCAAGTCAAACTAAGACTGCAGCTGTAGGTATCACTGATCCACAGAAGATCCTGGAGAGCCTGAAAATAATTGGGAACAAGATATtacagaaagagggagatcaGCAATTATTATCCACAGGGACACCTGGTGCCTCAGACACACTCTTAACTCCAATTAACAAATCCCTTTTGGCCAATAGTCAACTACTGCAGCTTGGCAAAAAGGTGGAGGCACTAGTAAAGTCTTCATCGGTGGCTCCCTTGATCAACCAAAGGAGAGATCCTCGCCAGATCAGGGATCCTCGCCAGGCTCTGGCCGGCAGGAAACCGACTGATGAATCTGAGGAGTCAGAGGAGACATCTGCTGTGTTGGCAGATTCTACACCTCCTtcagagccacagctgcccgATGTTCCTGATGTCCCAGACTCATCACAAGTTGAAGAGACAAAACTGCTTCAAGAGAAAGTGAAAGCTGAGACCCTTCCCTTCATGGACTCAGACAAGTCAGAGGTGTCAATTCCTTTAttaggagaggaggtggaaccTTATATGGAGGTCAACTATAtggatgaaaaagaagtgaaaaatgAGGAACCTGAGCCAGTTAAGTCAGAAACAGAGATGGACAAGTACAGTATTTGGCCAAATGCTGCCAGTATTTTAAAAGCTGGCGATGACTCAGAGTATGAAGAGAATAGTCAGGATACACCAGCTACAAGCTATTATGATGAAGCAGAAAATACCTCCTCTATACCTTCAACAATCCCAGTGCTCACTCAGAGCATACCAATGGTTGAGACTCAGACCCATCACATATCGCATCACATGTCAGCACCTGGCTTTGACAGCAAGTACAGACCTCCAGCTGACATCCCTCCCCTATCCACCTTCCCTCCCCATCAGATGCAAGGACAAAACTTGATAATGAGGCCTCCACCGATGTCTTTGCCGCCACCCATGCAAGGTCTTCCTCCAATGTCGGGGCCTCCTCCTATGCAGGGACCCCTGCCGCCCATCCATGTTCCTCCTCCTGTACGTGCTCCTCCCCCCATGCAGGGTGACAGTCAGCAATTTGGCCCACCTCCGGCTGCATACACCCCCTATCAGAACCAGTGGCCACGCAcccagccgcagcagcagcagcctcttccTGGACCACCTCTTCAGAATATCCTGCCACCCAGaggaccaccaccaccattccCTCCAGTGGCCCAAAGAGGCCCTCCTCCTCAAATGTTTGATCCCTCCATTCCCCCTCAACACATTGGACAACAAGGTCCCCCTCCAGGGCTCCGCCCACCTCCTACTTTTGATGGACAAAACAACTTAGCTCCACCAAGATTCACAAGTCCGCCACCACCTTTTAATTTCCCTGCAAACAGAGGTCCCCCTCCACCTTTCACAAGTCCACCCCCTGGTCACTTTGATAACAGGCTTCCCCCTCCGTCCCACTTCCCAGGGCCTAGGGGAGCCCCTCCATCTCAGTACAGTGACCTCAGGGCCCAACCCCAAACGATAGACCAACCTCGAGGCCCTGCTGAACAGTATAACAAAGACCCTCCTAACTCTTTCAATCTAAATGTGGAGCAAAGTCTAAATGCTCACCATATTTTCAAAGACCATCAGGGCCCCCTGCCTGGTCCAGCATACCGGGGACCGCCTCCTAACCAGTATGAGGATAGAAGAGGTCCACCTCTCAGTGGGGAAATGAGCAGACAACACTTCAGCCAGCGTAACCAGTATGTGAGCTCCGGGCCACACTCCCCACCACCTAACCGAGGTTCTTTTGACGACCACAGAGGCCCTCTGCCTCAGGAGAACAGACCACTTCCATCCCAGCCTTTTGGAGGATCAGAGCGCTACCGCCTTGATAGGCACTCAGATGAGGCTAGACCTATTCGGCATGGGGGGCCGCTGCTGCCAACTCCTCCAGAGGCTCCCATAGTTCCTCCAAGTCGCATAGGAGCCCACAGTCCAGACCTGCACAGGGACAACCACTGGCGTCGCCACTCTCCTGAAAttaggaggaggagcagcaccACCCAAGAGGACCCAGAACCTCGCAGTGGAGATCGCTTTAGTCGCTTTGAAGGAGGGCACAGGGAACCTGTTCCTGGTCCCTTGCAACCCCCCGAAGAGAGACTGAGGGAGCTGTCCGAAGATCacaggagggaaagagagcggGAAGTCCCGCATGCTGGCAGGCCATCATGGGACAGGGGGCAGGGGAAGCGGTGgagcagagagcgagagtgggacagaagcagagagagagaacgagatcAAGATCGAGGccgagagagagaacgagatcAGGAGCGAGGccgagagagagaacgagatcAGGATCGAAGCCGAGAGACAGAACGAGATCAGGAGCGAAGccgagagagagaacgagatcAGGAGCGAAGCCGAGAAAAAGAACGAGATCAGGAGCGAAGccgagagagagaacgagatcAGGAGCGAAAccgagagagagaacgagatcAGGAGCGAAGCCGAGAAAGAGAACGCAGCAGAGGGCGTGAGGGCGACAGGCACAAGGAGATTGAGGGAGAGCGACAAAGGGATCAAGACACCGACAAGAGGAAAGACCGGGAGAAAGACCGGGAGAAAGACCGGGAGAGGGACAGGCCCAGGGAGAGAGACTCTGACAGAAGGGACTCTGACCGAGACAGAGTTAGGAACCGCGACAGAGACCGTGAGAGAGACCGTGAGAGGAGACGGGAGAGATCTAGAAGCAGGGAGCGAGAAAAGGAGCGAGAAAAGGAGCGAGAAAAAGAGcgagaaaaggagagagaaaaggagagagaaaaggagcaaGAACGGGAGCGAGATCGGGAGCGTAATCGAGACCGGGAGCGAGACCGTGATCGTGGGAAAGATCGCGGGAAAGACCGAGACCGcaacagggaaagagagagggacagagacaaagacaaagacagggaTCGTCGGGACAAGAGCAAAAGccgggaaaagagagaggagaaaaaggatagcaaacacaatgtaactAAGGATCGTGAAAAAACTGcagacaatgacaaaaaaacatcgTAG